Proteins encoded together in one Sceloporus undulatus isolate JIND9_A2432 ecotype Alabama chromosome 4, SceUnd_v1.1, whole genome shotgun sequence window:
- the TACSTD2 gene encoding tumor-associated calcium signal transducer 2: protein MESALGAALFLILVAASAAQDGCICPMNKRTFCDMESGSCICMAVGSNQMVDCSTLTSKCLLMKAEMSTVKPRNFIKPKHAFLDNDGLYHPECDANGIFKARQCNNTDTCWCVNSAGVRRTDKGDQNMRCSELVRTSQILIELRHKEREAAFLEAEVENSLRQFIQKRYLLHQNFIPAVKYDYPFIQIDLKQNLMQKSYRDVDIADVAYYFEKDIKHDSLFHSNNAFNLSVSGEPLDIEEILIYYIDEKAPEFSMKQLSAGIIAVVVVVVLSFITGITVLVLTRRRKTGKYEKVEIKEMREMRRGQNA, encoded by the coding sequence ATGGAGTCTGCTTTGGGGGCTGCACTATTTTTGATACTTGTTGCAGCATCAGCAGCCCAGGATGGTTGTATATGTCCAATGAATAAACGGACATTTTGTGACATGGAATCTGGTAGCTGTATCTGCATGGCTGTGGGTTCAAACCAGATGGTGGACTGTTCGACACTGACTTCAAAATGTCTCCTAATGAAGGCAGAAATGAGCACTGTAAAACCCAGGAATTTCATCAAACCTAAACATGCCTTTTTGGACAATGATGGACTTTATCACCCAGAATGTGATGCCAATGGTATCTTCAAAGCCAGGCAATGCAACAACACAGATACTTGTTGGTGTGTGAACAGCGCTGGGGTTAGGAGAACTGACAAGGGTGATCAAAACATGAGGTGCAGTGAGCTTGTCAGAACAAGCCAGATCTTAATCGAACTAAGGCACAAAGAACGAGAAGCTGCCTTCCTCGAGGCTGAAGTGGAAAACAGTCTCCGACAATTCATTCAGAAGCGGTACCTGCTCCATCAAAATTTCATTCCTGCTGTCAAGTATGACTACCCATTCATTCAAATTGACTTGAAACAGAACCTTATGCAGAAGTCTTACAGAGATGTCGATATTGCAGATGTAGCCTATTACTTTGAAAAAGATATCAAGCATGACTCTCTTTTTCATTCTAATAATGCATTTAATCTCTCTGTCAGCGGAGAACCTCTAGATATCGAAGAGATCCTAATCTACTATATTGATGAAAAAGCTCCCGAGTTCTCTATGAAGCAGCTGTCAGCAGGCATTATTGCAGTGGTGGTCGTGGTAGTCTTGTCCTTTATTACTGGGATTACTGTGCTTGTGTTGACCAGACGGCGGAAGACTGGGAAGTATGAAAAGGTGGAGATTAAGGAGATGAGAGAAATGAGGAGAGGACAAAATGCATAG